In the Purpureocillium takamizusanense chromosome 5, complete sequence genome, one interval contains:
- the VTC2 gene encoding Phosphate metabolism transcription protein (TransMembrane:3 (o668-686i693-715o735-755i)~COG:U~EggNog:ENOG503NVNK) yields the protein MRFGKTLRDAVYAPWKDKYIDYTKLKALLHEDKVDDDGAVPWTEEDEKQFCDEIFNVQLEKVAQFQQERVDDLKQRVDAAFDKLKELAPTTPAVAEASDNGDDGGEGAAAPPKSDVPAPRLRELEKELDDITNEVKELKKYSSINYTGFLKIVKKHDRKRGDRYRVRPMMQLSLAQRPFNSEQGYSPLLNKLSIMYFAIRQQLEGGDQAPPDLESQGETHNGERYTAHKFWVHPDNLLEVKTLILRRLPSLVYSEQSAKELDADNSPAITSLYFDNRKFELYSEKVDRQSEASSLRLRWYGQLSSRPEIFVEQKTADAKGNSKESRFTIKDKWVKPFLDGEYSMERSVQKMERQGVPAEQVDEYKSTVAKIQGFLRAKKLSPVLRANYARTAFQKPADDRVRISIDTDLAFVREDTLDSDRPCRDPNNWHRAEIDDSNMTYPFKNINQSEVSKFPYAVLEIKLKEDGIRKRPGWVEDLMASHLVHPTPRFSKFVHGVASLFEDYVNNLPFWLSDLETDIRKDPQKAFEEKEQRRAQRADDVMAVGSLIGNVTGSYKAAQSSPVGKSYLADRMAADSRASMSQSLRRRSMLATGEEEGESSSSQQQPGRGGYGTLSSVLPGLSLSKYARAKRAQKVQLPEGVVEPTEWIKNMGELKVEPKVWLANERTFLKWQHICILQGGLAVGLYTAAGKNLLAEVMGIVYIAIAAFAGIWGYSMMQVRRSMIVERSGKDFDNMFGPIVISIALMVALVINFVFSYQKAFAKMGDHGDKVAWLVTDELR from the exons aTGCGGTTCGGCAAGACGCTGCGGGACGCCGTCTACGCCCCATGGAAGGACAAGTACATTGACTACACCAAGctcaaggcgctgctgcacgaggataaggtcgacgacgacggcgctgtgCCCTggaccgaggaggacgagaagcaGTTCTGCGATGAGATATTCAACGTCCAGCTCGAAAAGGTCGCCCAGTTCCAGCAGGAGCGGGTCGACGATCTGAAGCagcgcgtcgatgccgccttTGATaagctcaaggagctcgcgCCCACCactcccgccgtcgccgaggcgagcgacaatggcgacgacggtggcgagggcgctgcggcgccgcctaAGAGCGACGTTCCCGCaccgcgcctgcgcgagctggaaaaggagctcgacgacatcaccaATGAAGTCAAGGAGCTGAAAAAGTATAGCAGCATCAACTACACGGGCTTCCTCAAGATCGTCAAGAAGCATGACCGCAAGAGGGGCGATCGATACCGCGTCAGGCCCATGATGCAGCTGAGCCTGGCGCAGCGGCCGTTCAACTCAGAGCAGGGCTACTCTCCGCTCCTCAACAAGCTGTCCATCATGTACTTCGCCATCAgacagcagctcgagggcggggACCAGGCACCGCCCGACCTCGAGAGCCAGGGCGAGACGCATAACGGCGAGAGGTACACCGCTCATAAGT TTTGGGTGCACCCGGATAACCTCCTCGAGGTCAAGACTCTcatcctccgccgcctcccgtcgCTCGTCTACAGCGAACAGTCTGCCAAGGAACTGGATGCCGACAACTCGCCTGCCATCACGTCTCTCTACTTCGACAACAGAAAGTTCGAGCTGTACTCGGAAAAGGTCGACCGCCAATCCGAAgcgtcgtcgctgcgccTGCGATGGTACGGCCAGCTTAGCAGCCGACCTGAGATTTTCGTCGAGCagaagacggccgacgcCAAGGGAAACAGCAAGGAGTCCAGGTTTACCATCAAGGACAAATGGGTGAAGCCGTTCCTTGACGGCGAGTACAGCATGGAGAGGAGCGTGCAAAAGATGGAGCGGCAAGGGGtgcccgccgagcaggtcgacGAGTACAAGAGCACGGTGGCCAAGATCCAGGGCTTCCTCCGGGCCAAGAAGCTGTCACCTGTGCTCAGGGCCAACTACGCCCGCACCGCCTTCCAGAAACCCGCCGATGACCGGGTTCGCATCTCCATCGATACCGACCTTGCTTTTGTCCGGGAAGACACGCTGGACAGCGACCGACCCTGCAGGGACCCCAACAACTGGCACCGCGCCGAGATCGACGACTCCAACATGACGTATCCGTTCAAGAACATCAACCAGAGCGAGGTGTCCAAGTTCCCGTACGCGGTTCTGGAGatcaagctcaaggaggacgGCATCCGAAAGCGGCCTGGCTGGGTGGAGGACCTGATGGCGTCCCATCTCGTCCATCCCACGCCGCGGTTCTCCAAGttcgtccacggcgtcgcctccCTGTTCGAGGACTACGTGAACAACCTGCCCTTCTGGCTTAGCGACCTGGAAACGGACATTCGTAAGGACCCGCAGAAGGCGTtcgaggagaaggagcagCGCCGGGCGCAGCGAGCGGACGACGTCATGGCCGTGGGCAGCTTGATCGGCAACGTCACGGGGTCCTACAAGGCCGCGCAGAGCTCGCCCGTGGGTAAGTCGTATCTGGCAGACCGAATGGCGGCCGACTCGAGAGCGTCCATGTCGCAGTCACTCCGGCGCCGAAGCATGCTGGCGACTGGCGAAGAGGAGGGCGAGTCGAGCAGCTCCCAGCAACAGccgggtcgcggcggctACGGCACTCTGTCGTCGGTGCTCCCGGGCCTGTCGCTGTCCAAGTACGCGAGGGCCAAGCGGGCTCAAAAAGTACAGCTCCCGGAAGGCGTGGTCGAGCCGACCGAGTGGATCAAGAACATGGGGGAGCTCAAGGTCGAGCCCAAGGTGTGGCTGGCCAACGAGCGGACGTTTCTCAAGTGGCAGCACATTTGCATACTCCAGGGCGGCCTGGCTGTTGGGCTgtacacggcggcggggaagaacctgctggccgaggtgaTGGGCATTGTTTACATTGCCATTGCTGCGTTTGCGGGCATCTGGGGCTACTCGATGATGCAGGTGCGGAGGAGCATGATTGTGGAGAGGAGCGGTAAGGACTTTGACAACATGTTTGGGCCGATTGTCATCAGTATCGCGCTCAtggtcgccctcgtcatcaaCTTTGTGTTCTCG TATCAAAAGGCGTTTGCCAAGATGGGCGACCACGGCGACAAGGTGGCGTGGTTGGTGACGGACGAGCTGAGATAG
- a CDS encoding uncharacterized protein (EggNog:ENOG503NXXA): protein MDQGADDDRDRKPKKKVGFLGGLLRSGSLAFKGTKDIKKHARRVSEGDVTVARKARPADPPLRDRARSRRRPRRPNPNPQARPGTAAARALKGKGVSLAADDVDDEYHDNHAPAAVTAEWPPRGMSADEELPPQHALEVICRGASLHNGHKKAVPHAPDSYYTLFATSSGNRGAGSDAANLHDAMAQLMTLRVLGQGHASYPWETLEQPSCAFMYGRHPGTITLNHWASMASVVPPTLALRDSRVEPRPMNLLRIFERLKELQSGLEEDNEDLLYKILYRRILRDPERMFSPHRTLDKQITDLILVLSRPDWIDFTDPKNHVATRFMFDRGEGGHEDRYRTFFHQLLLSLELELRIHSAQHGDWAKEKLLQQIPPTIQWSLALARRWREFVRVDEFGETPDKIKLRYKLKKRQVKMLRRFAQMMKWPNLVSTLDNLKDKDEDFLLDAISSDAFAFFSGLVFPGPSFPFLIMNTLIDLDPDPATDNLALLSHTHPQCGFQYRNSHTYWSASCIVGKVLAPTCRCVGGWVGPGRPTADLGRSQIARIRSRKPRQPRRRMGPEDVESMGERSDPLGPPADMYPIGDYELARPRTDEGFEVDTIRIELLGFKPSVSQPVAEEEENGDGARGSSRTAVPQLFDATIQFAIDGLSWPLRLMYDVSFISAWPCSDGPHPLFFDYVYKAIQVDEIVRVRDWGGLYARQRQSATTSARSSPAPPPLPPNGNLDDYYDQLINDDNEEHDEEKVLVVEAFGVRDNEVLARAWCSHWGLSAIVADVDKTCMACAIREAYAATLTVVILVDERLHGGHDGNEA, encoded by the exons ATGGATcaaggcgccgacgacgatagGGACAGGAAacccaagaagaaggtggGCTTCCTGGGCGGCCTCCTGCGCAGCGGGAGCCTCGCGTTCAAGGGGACCAAG GATATCAAAAAACATGCGCGTCGCGTGAGCGAAGGCGATGTTACCGTGGCGCGCAAGGCCCGTCCCGCCGACCCGCCACTGAGAGATCGAGCCCGctcgcgtcgccggcctAGGCGCCCAAACCCCAACCCGCAAGCAAGACCGgggacagcggcggcgagggccctCAAAGGCAAGGGTGTGTCGTTGGCCGCAGACGATGTGGACGACGAGTACCATGACAACCAtgcgcccgcggcggtgacggccgAGTGGCCACCGCGGGGCATGTCGGCTGACGAGGAGCTCCCTCCGCAGCACGCCCTGGAGGTCATCTGTCGCGGCGCGTCGCTTCACAACGGTCACAAAAAAGCCGTCCCGCATGCGCCAGACTCATACTACACGCTCTTTGCCACGTCGTCCGGAAACAGGGGCGCGggctccgacgccgccaacctgCACGATGCCATGGCGCAGCTCATGACGCTGAGGGTGCTGGGCCAGGGCCACGCCTCGTACCCGTGGGAGACGCTCGAGCAGCCCAGCTGTGCCTTCATGTACGGACGGCATCCCGGCACCATCACGCTGAACCACTGGGCATCTATGGCGAGcgtcgtgccgccgacgcttGCGCTGCGCGACTCGCGCGTCGAGCCGCGGCCCATGAACCTGTTGCGCATATTCGAGCgcctcaaggagctgcagTCTGggctcgaggaggacaacGAGGACCTCCTGTACAAGATCCTGTACCGGCGCATCCTGCGGGACCCGGAACGCATGTTCAGCCCGCACAGGACGCTGGACAAGCAAATTACGGACCTCATTCTCGTGCTATCGCGCCCGGACTGGATCGATTTCACGGACCCCAAAAATCACGTCGCCACACGCTTCATGTTCGACAGAGGCGAAGGCGGGCACGAGGATCGGTACCGCACCTTCTtccaccagctgctgctgagcctcgagctggagctgcggATACACTCGGCGCAGCACGGGGATTGGGCCAAAgagaagctgctgcagcagatACCGCCGACGATTCAGTGGAgcctggcgctggcgagaCGGTGGAGGGAATTTGTGAGAGTCGACGAGTTTGGCGAGACGCCAGACAAGA TCAAGCTGAGATATAAGCTCAAGAAGCGGCAGGTCAAGATGCTGAGGCGCTTTGCGCAGATGATGAAGTGGCCCAACTTGGTCAGCACGCTGGACAACCTAAAGGACAAAGATGAGGACTTTCTCTTGGACGCCATCAGCTCCGACGCGTTTGCGTTCTTCAGTGGACTCGTGTTCCCAGGG CCGAGCTTCCCCTTTCTCATCATGAACACGCTCATCGACTTGGACCCCGATCCGGCGACGGACAacctggcgctgctgtcgcaCACGCACCCCCAATGTGGCTTCCAGTACCGTAATAGCCATACGTActggtcggcgagctgcatTGTGGGCAAGGTGCTCGCGCCGACGTGCCGGTGTGTCGGCGGCTGGGTCGGACCCGGACGACCGACGGCGGACCTCGGCCGGTCGCAGATTGCTCGGATCCGGAGCCGCAAGCcccgccagccgcggcgccgcatgGGGCCCGAAGACGTGGAGAGCATGGGCGAGCGGTCGGATCCCCTGGGGCCTCCGGCCGATATGTACCCCATAGGCGACTACGAGCTCGCCCGGCCGAGAACTGACGAGGGCTTCGAGGTCGACACGATACGGATCGAGCTTCTCGGATTCAAGCCTTCGGTCTCGCAGCCTgttgccgaggaggaggagaatgGAGATGGCGCcagaggcagcagcagaactGCGGTACCGCAGCTCTTCGACGCGACGATACAGTTTGCGATTGATGGACTGTcgtggccgctgcggctCATGTACGACGTGTCCTTTATATCCGCGTGGCCGTGCTCCGATGGGCCGCATCCGCTCTTCTTTGATTACGTCTACAAGGCCATACAGGTGGACGAGATTGTACGTGTCCGCGACTGGGGAGGGCTGTACGCCAGACAGCGGCAGAGCGCGACAACGAGCGCGCGGTCgagccccgcgccgccaccgctgccgcccaacGGGAACCTGGACGATTACTACGACCagctcatcaacgacgaTAATGAGGAGCACGACGAGGAAaaggtgctggtggtggaggcgtTTGGGGTCAGGGACAACGAGGTGCTGGCTCGGGCGTGGTGCTCGCACTGGGGGCTGAGCGCCATTGTGGCGGACGTGGACAAGACGTG CATGGCGTGCGCGATCAGGGAGGCGtacgcggcgacgctgacggTGGTGATATTGGTGGACGAGAGGCTTCATGGTGGCCACGACGGTAACGAGGCATGA
- a CDS encoding uncharacterized protein (EggNog:ENOG503NWD0~COG:G) has product MYAYNKPIKAMEPPHVTDYYIGVDVGTGSARACIIDETGDIKALASENIKLWQPETGYYEQSTTDIWQCICECVRRVVSESNVDPSRIKGIGFDATCSLAVFTEDTDEPQPVTGPDFANDGHDRNVILWLDHRPVEETEKINATKHKLLKYVGGKMSIEMEIPKVLWLKNNMPAELFARCKFYDLGDALTHLATGNEARSFCSTVCKQGYVPVGVDGSEKGWQEDFFETIGLGDLAKDKFRRMGGVNGVNGSYFSAGESVGTLSRQAAYQLGLPMGIAVGSGVIDAYAGWIGTVGAKVDLGDDELNANVPHNDLSQAFTRLAAVAGTSTCHLAMSKDPVFVPGVWGPYRDVLLPDYWLAEGGQSATGELLRHILDIHPAYNETCALAKAEDKHIYDFLNAHLEYMVEKQHAPGIPYLARHLFFYGDLWGNRSPIADPNMKGSMIGIDSDKSTDNMALWYYATMEFIAMQTRQIIEQMNKSGHEISSIFMSGSQCQNPVLMSLMATTCSMPVLIPRYVHAAVVHGAAMLGAKAASHNTDDGSEPETLWSIMDRMSKRGRLVEPNSDAGEKALLDAKYDVFLEMCNSQQAYRKRVDKALEKWVSEFGGDE; this is encoded by the exons ATGTATGCGTACAATAAGcccatcaaggccatgga GCCTCCCCATGTCACG GACTACTACATTGGTGTCGACGTAGGCACAGGATCCGCCCGAGCTTgcatcatcgacgagacgggcgatATCAAGGCATTGGCCTCGGAAAACATCAAGCTGTGGCAGCCAGAGACAGGCTACTAT GAGCAATCGACAACGGACATTTGGCAGTGCATCTGCGAGTGTgtgcgccgcgtcgtcagCGAGTCCAATGTAGACCCTTCCCGCATCAAAGGCATTGGCTTCGATGCCACATGCTCACTAGCCGTCTTTACCGAGGACACCGACGAGCCTCAACCCGTCACCGGCCCTGACTTTGCCAACGACGGACACGATCGCAACGTCATCCTCTGGCTCGACCATCGTCccgtcgaggagacggagaagaTCAACGCCACCAAGCACAAGCTCCTCAAATATGTCGGCGGCAAGATGAGCATCGAGATGGAGATCCCCAAGGTCCTCTGGCTCAAGAACAACATGCCCGCCGAGCTCTTTGCCCGCTGCAAGTTCTACGACCTGGGGGATGCCCTCACTCATCTGGCCACGGGCAACGAGGCCCGCAGCTTTTGCAGCACCGTCTGCAAGCAGGGTTACGtgcccgtcggcgtcgatggcagcGAAAAGGGCTGGCAGGAAGACTTTTTCGAGACCATTGGGCTCGGCGACTTGGCAAAGGACAAGTTTAGGCGAATGGGCGGCGTCAATGGGGTG AATGGCTCTTACTTCAGCGCTGGCGAGAGTGTCGGCACCCTCAGTCGCCAGGCGGCCTACCAGCTCGGCCTGCCcatgggcatcgccgtcggTAGTGGTGTCATTGATGCCTATGCTGGCTGGatcggcaccgtcggcgcTAAGGTCGAcctcggtgacgacgagctcaacGCCAATGTTCCGCACAATGACCTTTCTCAGGCTTTTAcccggctggccgccgtcgccggcactTCAACTTGCCATCTGGCCATGTCCAAAGACCCTGTCTTCGTCCCGGGCGTTTGGGGCCCGTATCGTGACGTGCTTCTGCCGGACTactggctggccgagggGGGGCAGTCGGCCACAGGCGAGCTTCTGCGGCACATCCTCGACATCCATCCGGCGTACAACGAGACGTgcgcgctggccaaggccgaggacaAGCACATTTACGACTTCCTCAACGCTCACCTCGAGTACATGGTCGAGAAGCAGCATGCACCGGGCATCCCCTACCTGGCCCGTCACCTCTTCTTTTACGGCGACCTCTGGGGCAACCGGTCCCCCATTGCCGACCCCAACATGAAGGGCTCCATGATTGGCATCGACAGCGATAAGAGCACCGACAACATGGCACTATGGTACTATGCCACCATGGAGTTCATCGCCATGCAGACGCGGCAGATTATTGAGCAGATGAACAAGTCGGGGCACGAGATCTCGTCCATCTTCATGTCGGGCTCCCAGTGCCAGAACCCGGTGCTGATGAGCCTCATGGCCACCACGTGCAGCATGCCCGTGCTGATCCCGCGGTACGTGCACGCGGCCGTCGTTCACGGTGCAGCCATGCTCGGTGCCAAGGCCGCGAGCCACAacaccgacgacggctccgaACCCGAGACGCTCTGGAGCATCATGGACCGCATGAGCAAGCGCGGCCGGTTGGTGGAGCCCAAcagcgacgcgggcgagaaggcgctgctggacgccAAGTACGACGTGTTCCTCGAAATGTGCAACTCTCAGCAGGCGTACCGCAAGCGTGTggacaaggcgctcgagaAGTGGGTGTCGGagtttggcggcgacgagtaG
- a CDS encoding uncharacterized protein (EggNog:ENOG503NWD0~COG:G) has product MEVLDSQTVTDGLPPMSRPPHVTDYYIGVDVGTGSARACIIDETGDIKALASENIKLWQPETGYYEQSTTDIWQCICECVRRVVSESNVDPSRIKGIGFDATCSLAVFTEDTDEPQPVTGPDFANDGHDRNVILWLDHRPVEETEKINATKHKLLKYVGGKMSIEMEIPKVLWLKNNMPAELFARCKFYDLGDALTHLATGNEARSFCSTVCKQGYVPVGVDGSEKGWQEDFFETIGLGDLAKDKFRRMGGVNGVNGSYFSAGESVGTLSRQAAYQLGLPMGIAVGSGVIDAYAGWIGTVGAKVDLGDDELNANVPHNDLSQAFTRLAAVAGTSTCHLAMSKDPVFVPGVWGPYRDVLLPDYWLAEGGQSATGELLRHILDIHPAYNETCALAKAEDKHIYDFLNAHLEYMVEKQHAPGIPYLARHLFFYGDLWGNRSPIADPNMKGSMIGIDSDKSTDNMALWYYATMEFIAMQTRQIIEQMNKSGHEISSIFMSGSQCQNPVLMSLMATTCSMPVLIPRYVHAAVVHGAAMLGAKAASHNTDDGSEPETLWSIMDRMSKRGRLVEPNSDAGEKALLDAKYDVFLEMCNSQQAYRKRVDKALEKWVSEFGGDE; this is encoded by the exons ATGGAGGTTCTCGATTCCCAGACCGTTACTGACGGCTTACCCCCCATGAGCAGGCCTCCCCATGTCACG GACTACTACATTGGTGTCGACGTAGGCACAGGATCCGCCCGAGCTTgcatcatcgacgagacgggcgatATCAAGGCATTGGCCTCGGAAAACATCAAGCTGTGGCAGCCAGAGACAGGCTACTAT GAGCAATCGACAACGGACATTTGGCAGTGCATCTGCGAGTGTgtgcgccgcgtcgtcagCGAGTCCAATGTAGACCCTTCCCGCATCAAAGGCATTGGCTTCGATGCCACATGCTCACTAGCCGTCTTTACCGAGGACACCGACGAGCCTCAACCCGTCACCGGCCCTGACTTTGCCAACGACGGACACGATCGCAACGTCATCCTCTGGCTCGACCATCGTCccgtcgaggagacggagaagaTCAACGCCACCAAGCACAAGCTCCTCAAATATGTCGGCGGCAAGATGAGCATCGAGATGGAGATCCCCAAGGTCCTCTGGCTCAAGAACAACATGCCCGCCGAGCTCTTTGCCCGCTGCAAGTTCTACGACCTGGGGGATGCCCTCACTCATCTGGCCACGGGCAACGAGGCCCGCAGCTTTTGCAGCACCGTCTGCAAGCAGGGTTACGtgcccgtcggcgtcgatggcagcGAAAAGGGCTGGCAGGAAGACTTTTTCGAGACCATTGGGCTCGGCGACTTGGCAAAGGACAAGTTTAGGCGAATGGGCGGCGTCAATGGGGTG AATGGCTCTTACTTCAGCGCTGGCGAGAGTGTCGGCACCCTCAGTCGCCAGGCGGCCTACCAGCTCGGCCTGCCcatgggcatcgccgtcggTAGTGGTGTCATTGATGCCTATGCTGGCTGGatcggcaccgtcggcgcTAAGGTCGAcctcggtgacgacgagctcaacGCCAATGTTCCGCACAATGACCTTTCTCAGGCTTTTAcccggctggccgccgtcgccggcactTCAACTTGCCATCTGGCCATGTCCAAAGACCCTGTCTTCGTCCCGGGCGTTTGGGGCCCGTATCGTGACGTGCTTCTGCCGGACTactggctggccgagggGGGGCAGTCGGCCACAGGCGAGCTTCTGCGGCACATCCTCGACATCCATCCGGCGTACAACGAGACGTgcgcgctggccaaggccgaggacaAGCACATTTACGACTTCCTCAACGCTCACCTCGAGTACATGGTCGAGAAGCAGCATGCACCGGGCATCCCCTACCTGGCCCGTCACCTCTTCTTTTACGGCGACCTCTGGGGCAACCGGTCCCCCATTGCCGACCCCAACATGAAGGGCTCCATGATTGGCATCGACAGCGATAAGAGCACCGACAACATGGCACTATGGTACTATGCCACCATGGAGTTCATCGCCATGCAGACGCGGCAGATTATTGAGCAGATGAACAAGTCGGGGCACGAGATCTCGTCCATCTTCATGTCGGGCTCCCAGTGCCAGAACCCGGTGCTGATGAGCCTCATGGCCACCACGTGCAGCATGCCCGTGCTGATCCCGCGGTACGTGCACGCGGCCGTCGTTCACGGTGCAGCCATGCTCGGTGCCAAGGCCGCGAGCCACAacaccgacgacggctccgaACCCGAGACGCTCTGGAGCATCATGGACCGCATGAGCAAGCGCGGCCGGTTGGTGGAGCCCAAcagcgacgcgggcgagaaggcgctgctggacgccAAGTACGACGTGTTCCTCGAAATGTGCAACTCTCAGCAGGCGTACCGCAAGCGTGTggacaaggcgctcgagaAGTGGGTGTCGGagtttggcggcgacgagtaG
- a CDS encoding uncharacterized protein (EggNog:ENOG503NWD0~COG:G), whose translation MSIEMEIPKVLWLKNNMPAELFARCKFYDLGDALTHLATGNEARSFCSTVCKQGYVPVGVDGSEKGWQEDFFETIGLGDLAKDKFRRMGGVNGVNGSYFSAGESVGTLSRQAAYQLGLPMGIAVGSGVIDAYAGWIGTVGAKVDLGDDELNANVPHNDLSQAFTRLAAVAGTSTCHLAMSKDPVFVPGVWGPYRDVLLPDYWLAEGGQSATGELLRHILDIHPAYNETCALAKAEDKHIYDFLNAHLEYMVEKQHAPGIPYLARHLFFYGDLWGNRSPIADPNMKGSMIGIDSDKSTDNMALWYYATMEFIAMQTRQIIEQMNKSGHEISSIFMSGSQCQNPVLMSLMATTCSMPVLIPRYVHAAVVHGAAMLGAKAASHNTDDGSEPETLWSIMDRMSKRGRLVEPNSDAGEKALLDAKYDVFLEMCNSQQAYRKRVDKALEKWVSEFGGDE comes from the exons ATGAGCATCGAGATGGAGATCCCCAAGGTCCTCTGGCTCAAGAACAACATGCCCGCCGAGCTCTTTGCCCGCTGCAAGTTCTACGACCTGGGGGATGCCCTCACTCATCTGGCCACGGGCAACGAGGCCCGCAGCTTTTGCAGCACCGTCTGCAAGCAGGGTTACGtgcccgtcggcgtcgatggcagcGAAAAGGGCTGGCAGGAAGACTTTTTCGAGACCATTGGGCTCGGCGACTTGGCAAAGGACAAGTTTAGGCGAATGGGCGGCGTCAATGGGGTG AATGGCTCTTACTTCAGCGCTGGCGAGAGTGTCGGCACCCTCAGTCGCCAGGCGGCCTACCAGCTCGGCCTGCCcatgggcatcgccgtcggTAGTGGTGTCATTGATGCCTATGCTGGCTGGatcggcaccgtcggcgcTAAGGTCGAcctcggtgacgacgagctcaacGCCAATGTTCCGCACAATGACCTTTCTCAGGCTTTTAcccggctggccgccgtcgccggcactTCAACTTGCCATCTGGCCATGTCCAAAGACCCTGTCTTCGTCCCGGGCGTTTGGGGCCCGTATCGTGACGTGCTTCTGCCGGACTactggctggccgagggGGGGCAGTCGGCCACAGGCGAGCTTCTGCGGCACATCCTCGACATCCATCCGGCGTACAACGAGACGTgcgcgctggccaaggccgaggacaAGCACATTTACGACTTCCTCAACGCTCACCTCGAGTACATGGTCGAGAAGCAGCATGCACCGGGCATCCCCTACCTGGCCCGTCACCTCTTCTTTTACGGCGACCTCTGGGGCAACCGGTCCCCCATTGCCGACCCCAACATGAAGGGCTCCATGATTGGCATCGACAGCGATAAGAGCACCGACAACATGGCACTATGGTACTATGCCACCATGGAGTTCATCGCCATGCAGACGCGGCAGATTATTGAGCAGATGAACAAGTCGGGGCACGAGATCTCGTCCATCTTCATGTCGGGCTCCCAGTGCCAGAACCCGGTGCTGATGAGCCTCATGGCCACCACGTGCAGCATGCCCGTGCTGATCCCGCGGTACGTGCACGCGGCCGTCGTTCACGGTGCAGCCATGCTCGGTGCCAAGGCCGCGAGCCACAacaccgacgacggctccgaACCCGAGACGCTCTGGAGCATCATGGACCGCATGAGCAAGCGCGGCCGGTTGGTGGAGCCCAAcagcgacgcgggcgagaaggcgctgctggacgccAAGTACGACGTGTTCCTCGAAATGTGCAACTCTCAGCAGGCGTACCGCAAGCGTGTggacaaggcgctcgagaAGTGGGTGTCGGagtttggcggcgacgagtaG